The genomic window GTCGAGGTGGCCTCCCTCCACGTACTTCCACGCTATAACCTGGCTGAAGGGGTTTGTACAGAGGTCAACGCTCTGTTTGGCTATCTCGAGTTTTCTTATCAAGTGTGGCTCTGCCGCTATCCATCCAATCCTAAATCCTGGAGCAAGGATCTTGGAGAACGTTCCCAGGTACATAACTCTGCCCTCGTCGTCCCATGCCTTAATGGGTTTTACTGGTTCGCCGGAATAGCGGAGCTCTCCGTATGGGTTGTCTTCAACTATCAGGAAGTCATACTCGCTCGCAAGCTCAAGAAGCCTTTTTCTTCTCTTTTCACTCATTGTAACGCCAGCTGGGTTCTGGAAAGTGGGTATTGTGTAGACCAGTTTTACTTTCTTCCCCTCTTTCTCCAGTTCCTGCAGCTTCTCCTCGAGGAGATCAACCCTCATTCCTTCATCGTCAAGCGGTATTTGGACAAATTCGGGCTCATAGTACTTGAAAGCCTGGAGTGCGGCGAGATAAGTTGGGGCCTCGACAACAACGATGTCACCCGGATTTATGAAGACCCTGCCAATTAAGTCAAGGGCTTGCTGTGAGCCGCTTGTAATCATAATGTCTACCTTAGAGATTGGAATATCATATCTCTTTCTCATCCACTCAGCCAATGCAAGCCTCAAAGGAGTAAAACCTTTTGTAGTTCCATACTGAAGGGCTTGGGCTGCGTGCTTTTCAAGAACCTCTTTAGTAATTTCCGCAATTATCTCTACCGGGAAGGTCTCCGGTGCTGGAAGACCCCCAGCAAGTGAGATCACATCCGAAGTTTCAACGAGCTTTAAAAGCTCCCTAATTTCTGAAGCCTTCATCCCAAGAGCCTTTTCCGAGAAGTATTTTTCATAATCCAAAGTTGGTGCCTCCAATTTCTCCTTAAGCCTTTTCTCAAGCTCCATCTTAATCTTCCTCCGTACAGTTTATTTAATGTACTAAAGTGAACACATATCCTATTTTATGCATTGATAGTTTTGTTGCAATTAAATATAAAGCTTTCGGCGTTGGTCGGAAATGTGCTTTATATTTGTAAAAACTTAAAGTGCAAAATATTTATGTACATAAAAGAACATATAAAAACATCAACGAACAGAAATTGAAACGATAGGAGTGAGCTATATAAACCCATCTGAGGAATTAAGACTATAATGGGGGGATTGAAATGCCCGTAATAAAAGAGGTTTTAGAGATAGCGGAGAAAATAAAGACGATGGAGATAAGAGGAGCAGGAAAAATAGCAAGGTCAGCAGCTTATGCTCTGCAACTTCAAGCTGAAAACAGCAAAGCAAAGAGTGCGGATGAGCTCTGGGAGGAAATTAAGGAAGCAGCGAAGATTTTATACCACACAAGGCCAACTGCAGTTTCTCTTCCAAATGCCCTGAGATACGTCACATATCGTGCAAAGGTAGCATACAACAGCGGTGCGGATTTAGAAGAGCTTAAGTTTATAGTGATCAATTCAGCAAAGGAGTTCACACACAATTCAGAAAACGCCGTTAAAAGAATAGCCGAGTTTGGTGCAAAGAGAATTGAAGATGGAGACATTATAATGACCCACTGCCACTCAAAGGCCGCTGTTGGAGTTATGAAGAAGGCATGGGAAGATGGAAAAGACATCAAGGTCATCGTAACCGAGACAAGACCAAGATACCAGGGAAAAATTACCGCAAAAGAGCTTGCTGAAGCGGGAATCCCTGTCATCTACGTCGTTGATGGGGCCGCAAGACACTACATGAAAATGACCGACAAGGTGGTTATGGGTGCAGATTCAATAACGGCCAACGGTGCCGTTATAAACAAGGTAGGGACTGCCCTACTTGCTTTAACAGCAAAAGAGCACAGAGTATGGGTGATGATTGCAGCGGAAACCTATAAGTTCCATCCGGAGACGCTCTTAGGCCAACTGGTCGAAATAGAGGAGAGAGATCCATATGAGGTTGTTCCAAAAGAAGAACTTGAGACATGGCCCAAGAACATAATTGTCAAGAACCCTGCATTTGATGTTACACCGCCGGAGTACATTGACGTTATAATCACCGAAAAGGCCGTCATTCCGCCTTATGCTGCAATAGACATACTGAGAGAAGAATTTGGATGGGCGCTCAAATACACCGAGCCATGGGAGGACTGAAGTCTTTTCTAGGCCTTTCCACTTTTTTCCGAAAGCCTTGCCGTTCACGTCGGGAGAAAGTCAAAACAGTTCCTCCATCTTCTCATACAGGCGGGCTCTTTTAAGGACTTTTTCTACCTTCCACTTGGGAGTGCGCATTATCATCATCTCATAGAAGCCCTCAAGGTTGCCCCAGAACTTTTGAGCCGCCATGGCGAGGTATATAACCTCCTTCGGCTTGAGCTTCCTTCCAAGGTCAACACACAGTATGTTTATGGCCCTCTCGAGACTTTTGAATGCCCTGCTACCACTGAGGATAGCCAGCATAAAATCCTCAACAGTCGGCTTTTCCCACTCTATGCAGGGTCCGAGTTTGATCCTCGTTCCTATAAGAAGGGGCACTACCACTGTTTCTCCAACCTGGAAGTTCTCACCTTGCCTTTCAGAGGCAAAGGATGACAGCTTACCAGTTATTGACTGTATAACCCTCTCCTCGTCCTCATCGATGTCAATGGCAACACCTATCTTATCCACATTAAAATCAAAAACATCCATCGCTCTGAGGAAGTTGCCAAGGTTCCTCACGACGCCAGAGTTGCCCTCACTGGGTATTATCGCAAGATATGTCCCCTCACGTACTATAAGTTCGTAGTTGTCCTTATCAAAGAGAGTTTCAATTGGTTTTAGAGCCTTGGGCACGTTTCTAGAGTTTCCTCGCGTGCGTGACTCTGTGAAGCCAAAGACCTTCTTATAAGCAGCCTTAAAAAACTTGGAATCCGTTTTTCCCTCCACAAATAGAACGGAAACTTTCTCTTCCCCTTTGAAGTCACCACCACGGAGGTCGAAGTCTAGGTATTTCCTGAGTTCGAAGGCCTCCTTAAAAGTGAGCGACTTTCCGGTGTCCGAGTAAACCAGAACGTTATCTTCTCCCCTAAAGCGGGCTAATAACATGTCTATCAGCTCTAAACTGGCAGTAACTAAAACCTCCTCGCCCGTGAGGGAAGAAACGAAGGTCTTAAGTTCCTCTCTGGTCTTGCCGTACTCAGGGAAGAGTATTTTCTCATGGTTTCTCTCTTCAAGTGCAGATTGGTAATTCTTTCCGGTAATCACTATCATTCCAACCACCACGTTCTGCAAAGCACATATGAGCACTGCAGGGATTAAAATGAGCCCTGGACTTCATAAAAGAGCTCATCCTCTCCAATCTCCTCTTTTAGCTTTTTGAAATTCTCTCCAAGCCGTGATAATCTTGATTTGCTCCGCTCGAGCATTTCATTTGCTAATGCAATTGAAAACTCAAGGTATTCGTCGCTTATTAATATTTTCCCATCTCTGCCGAGAGGGGCGGTTAAGTATTCGGTGCCGTTTATCTCCACCAGGACTTTCTCTTTACCCAAGGCTTTGAATGTGGTGTACTTAAAGCCCGAAGAAAGGCCAATCTCATGAAGCTTTTTCCCTATTTCTAGGCTTTCTCCAACTACGTGAAAAATCGGTGGCTGAGCTTTGAGGAATATCATTCCTTTCTGAGCAGCTTTTAGACTTTCTTTTGCTTCTTCGAACGTTATTGGAGCATGTTTCTTG from Thermococcus bergensis includes these protein-coding regions:
- a CDS encoding aminotransferase-like domain-containing protein; translation: MELEKRLKEKLEAPTLDYEKYFSEKALGMKASEIRELLKLVETSDVISLAGGLPAPETFPVEIIAEITKEVLEKHAAQALQYGTTKGFTPLRLALAEWMRKRYDIPISKVDIMITSGSQQALDLIGRVFINPGDIVVVEAPTYLAALQAFKYYEPEFVQIPLDDEGMRVDLLEEKLQELEKEGKKVKLVYTIPTFQNPAGVTMSEKRRKRLLELASEYDFLIVEDNPYGELRYSGEPVKPIKAWDDEGRVMYLGTFSKILAPGFRIGWIAAEPHLIRKLEIAKQSVDLCTNPFSQVIAWKYVEGGHLDNHIPNIIEFYKPRRDAMLKALEEFMPEGVKWTKPEGGMFVWVTLPEGIDTKLMLEKAVAKGVAYVPGEAFFAHRDVKNTMRLNFTYVPEEKIREGIKRLAETIKEEMKK
- a CDS encoding ribose 1,5-bisphosphate isomerase encodes the protein MPVIKEVLEIAEKIKTMEIRGAGKIARSAAYALQLQAENSKAKSADELWEEIKEAAKILYHTRPTAVSLPNALRYVTYRAKVAYNSGADLEELKFIVINSAKEFTHNSENAVKRIAEFGAKRIEDGDIIMTHCHSKAAVGVMKKAWEDGKDIKVIVTETRPRYQGKITAKELAEAGIPVIYVVDGAARHYMKMTDKVVMGADSITANGAVINKVGTALLALTAKEHRVWVMIAAETYKFHPETLLGQLVEIEERDPYEVVPKEELETWPKNIIVKNPAFDVTPPEYIDVIITEKAVIPPYAAIDILREEFGWALKYTEPWED
- a CDS encoding DUF3226 domain-containing protein, with product MIVITGKNYQSALEERNHEKILFPEYGKTREELKTFVSSLTGEEVLVTASLELIDMLLARFRGEDNVLVYSDTGKSLTFKEAFELRKYLDFDLRGGDFKGEEKVSVLFVEGKTDSKFFKAAYKKVFGFTESRTRGNSRNVPKALKPIETLFDKDNYELIVREGTYLAIIPSEGNSGVVRNLGNFLRAMDVFDFNVDKIGVAIDIDEDEERVIQSITGKLSSFASERQGENFQVGETVVVPLLIGTRIKLGPCIEWEKPTVEDFMLAILSGSRAFKSLERAINILCVDLGRKLKPKEVIYLAMAAQKFWGNLEGFYEMMIMRTPKWKVEKVLKRARLYEKMEELF
- the taw3 gene encoding tRNA(Phe) 7-((3-amino-3-carboxypropyl)-4-demethylwyosine(37)-N(4))-methyltransferase Taw3, with translation MRAKREALKSLFTAINEGKVDSDIMDLLLLINSIKGVYTTSSCSGRVGIIEEPEIGAKPLSRWLIKKHAPITFEEAKESLKAAQKGMIFLKAQPPIFHVVGESLEIGKKLHEIGLSSGFKYTTFKALGKEKVLVEINGTEYLTAPLGRDGKILISDEYLEFSIALANEMLERSKSRLSRLGENFKKLKEEIGEDELFYEVQGSF